One Methylocaldum marinum DNA window includes the following coding sequences:
- the fabZ gene encoding 3-hydroxyacyl-ACP dehydratase FabZ, translating to MDIQKIKEYLPHRYPFLLVDRVLEVEPGKRLLAYKNVTYNEPFFTGHFPELPIMPGVLIIEALAQTTGLLASETAPDVLGKGMVYYLVGLDKVRFKRPVVPGDRLMLEATYLRHKRNIWAFSCRAEVDGEFVASAEIMCAAAEQES from the coding sequence TTGGATATTCAAAAAATAAAAGAGTATCTACCTCATCGATATCCTTTTCTCCTCGTGGATCGGGTTCTCGAAGTAGAGCCCGGAAAGCGGCTACTGGCTTACAAGAACGTAACCTATAACGAACCGTTCTTCACCGGACATTTTCCGGAATTGCCGATCATGCCCGGGGTTCTGATCATCGAGGCGCTAGCTCAAACCACCGGCTTGCTCGCTTCGGAGACTGCACCGGATGTTTTGGGAAAAGGAATGGTTTACTATCTCGTCGGCCTGGATAAAGTTCGATTCAAGCGTCCTGTCGTTCCGGGAGATCGCCTGATGTTGGAAGCGACCTACCTGCGCCACAAGCGGAATATCTGGGCGTTTTCCTGCCGCGCCGAGGTCGACGGAGAATTTGTAGCCAGTGCGGAAATCATGTGCGCGGCGGCGGAGCAGGAGTCTTGA
- the bamA gene encoding outer membrane protein assembly factor BamA, giving the protein MNRCRLAKLLLLGIFISFSAWGLEPFVIEDIRIEGLQRVSAGTVFNYLPVKVGDLFDQRQSAESIKALFRTGFFRDVRLEQDGNVLVVIVDERPSIQSVKIEGNKDIGTEDLTKALKGVGLSEGKVFDRQVLDKVEQELRRQYYSRGKYGLKIDSDVTELSRNRVAVTIKISEGKVAKIKQINIVGNNTFSDDELLEQFELSTPNLLSFYTKNDQYSKQKLSADLERLRSYYLDRGYINFEIESTQVSITPDKKEIYITINVKEGEVYTVNAVKLTGKLIVPPEQLTPLVRIGPADTFSRKLATETSKAISDRLGDEGYIFANVNMVPDIDEAQKAVSITFFVDPGKQVYVRRINFHGNTKTRDEVLRREMRQMEAAWASTSKIERSKTRLERLGYFQEVNVETPAVAGTTDQIDVSYNVVEKPSGNLMAGVGFSQAQGIIFNASVTQDNVFGTGKRINLTFNNSSVNTIYRLGYFNPYLTLDGVSGGFDLSYRNTDASRMYIARYNTDVASAGANLGIPLNEFDSLRFNLDLEHTKLDAASRSSQEILDFIEENGDTYNTLSLAAGWVHDTLNRAIFPTKGGAQRLSLLASVPFGDLSYYKASYKLQHYFPIAKDLTFMIEGEIAYGDGYGDSKKLPFFEHYYAGGPQSIRGFQPNTLGPRTRPNNQGLGGNLPFGGSSKLVGTAELFFPVPFMQDSKNLRLGTFLDAGNVFDGTYDFGEIRYSAGLSAKWLSPFGALAFSVAQPLNASGRDEVQNFQFSFGSGF; this is encoded by the coding sequence ATGAACCGCTGCAGACTAGCGAAATTGCTGTTGTTAGGGATTTTCATTTCCTTCTCCGCCTGGGGGCTTGAGCCATTCGTGATCGAGGATATTCGGATCGAAGGCTTGCAGCGGGTTTCGGCCGGCACTGTTTTCAATTATCTCCCGGTCAAGGTCGGCGATCTTTTCGATCAGCGGCAGTCGGCGGAATCCATCAAAGCCTTGTTTAGAACGGGCTTTTTCAGGGACGTTCGACTGGAACAGGATGGGAACGTCCTGGTGGTTATCGTGGACGAACGCCCTTCCATCCAAAGCGTCAAGATCGAGGGCAACAAAGACATCGGCACGGAAGACCTCACAAAAGCCTTGAAAGGTGTTGGACTTTCCGAAGGAAAGGTGTTCGATCGCCAGGTCCTCGACAAGGTGGAACAGGAACTTCGCCGGCAGTATTACAGCCGAGGAAAGTATGGACTGAAAATCGATTCGGATGTAACCGAGCTTTCGCGCAATCGAGTAGCGGTCACCATCAAGATTTCCGAGGGCAAGGTCGCCAAGATCAAGCAGATCAACATCGTCGGCAATAATACCTTCAGCGATGACGAGCTGTTGGAACAGTTCGAGCTCAGCACGCCGAACCTGCTCTCGTTCTACACCAAGAACGATCAGTACTCCAAGCAGAAACTCTCCGCCGACTTGGAGCGGTTGCGATCGTATTATCTGGACCGTGGCTACATCAATTTCGAAATCGAATCCACCCAGGTATCCATAACGCCGGACAAGAAGGAAATTTATATCACCATCAACGTCAAAGAGGGCGAAGTCTACACGGTCAATGCGGTCAAGCTGACCGGCAAACTGATCGTGCCGCCCGAACAATTGACGCCGCTGGTCAGGATCGGTCCTGCCGATACGTTCTCGCGCAAGCTGGCCACCGAAACCTCCAAAGCCATATCGGACCGATTGGGCGATGAAGGATATATTTTCGCAAACGTAAACATGGTGCCCGACATCGACGAGGCGCAAAAAGCCGTTTCCATCACCTTCTTCGTCGATCCCGGCAAACAGGTTTATGTTCGCCGCATCAATTTCCACGGCAACACCAAGACGCGCGACGAAGTGCTTCGGCGCGAGATGCGCCAAATGGAGGCGGCATGGGCTTCCACCAGCAAGATCGAGCGGTCCAAAACCCGCTTGGAACGCTTGGGCTATTTTCAGGAAGTCAACGTCGAAACGCCGGCCGTCGCCGGAACCACCGATCAGATCGACGTCAGTTACAACGTCGTTGAAAAACCGTCCGGAAACCTGATGGCAGGCGTCGGCTTTTCCCAGGCACAGGGCATCATCTTCAATGCCAGCGTTACCCAGGACAATGTCTTCGGCACCGGCAAAAGAATCAATCTCACGTTCAACAACAGCAGCGTCAATACCATCTATCGCCTCGGCTACTTCAATCCGTACCTGACTCTGGACGGCGTCAGCGGCGGCTTCGATCTCAGCTATCGAAACACCGATGCGTCGCGTATGTACATCGCGCGCTACAATACCGACGTCGCCTCCGCCGGTGCCAACCTCGGCATTCCGCTCAACGAATTCGACAGTCTGCGCTTCAACCTGGACCTTGAACACACGAAGCTCGATGCCGCATCCCGGTCGTCGCAAGAAATTCTCGACTTCATCGAAGAAAACGGCGACACCTACAACACCTTGTCGCTGGCGGCCGGCTGGGTCCACGATACCCTGAACCGAGCCATCTTCCCGACCAAGGGCGGCGCCCAACGCCTATCGCTGTTGGCATCGGTACCCTTCGGCGATCTGAGCTACTACAAAGCCAGCTATAAGCTTCAGCACTATTTCCCCATCGCAAAGGACCTGACCTTCATGATCGAGGGCGAAATTGCCTATGGTGACGGCTATGGCGATTCCAAGAAATTGCCATTTTTCGAGCATTACTACGCAGGCGGCCCACAATCCATTCGGGGATTCCAACCCAATACCCTGGGACCTCGCACCAGACCCAACAACCAAGGTCTCGGCGGAAATCTCCCCTTCGGAGGATCAAGCAAATTGGTGGGTACTGCCGAGCTATTCTTCCCGGTTCCATTCATGCAAGACAGCAAAAATCTCAGGCTGGGTACATTTCTGGATGCCGGCAACGTTTTCGACGGCACATACGATTTCGGGGAAATCCGGTATTCCGCTGGATTGTCGGCCAAGTGGCTTTCACCTTTCGGCGCCTTGGCATTCAGCGTTGCGCAACCGCTGAACGCCAGCGGAAGAGACGAGGTTCAGAATTTTCAGTTCTCGTTCGGCTCCGGATTCTAG
- a CDS encoding MOSC domain-containing protein — translation MELLAISLAEPKQVEYHGRSISTGIYKEPVEGPVKVGTFGLEGDVQVDLKNHGGKDKAIYVYTVENYRFWERELNKSSFAFGQFGENFTVSGMPDDTVHIGDIFAIGKLVVQVTQPRVPCFKLGIRMGDPSFVDAFLNSGRNGFYFRVLEEGEVNSGDTIVRLQQDEVRLNIRDAMLAIIKGPRQQEIIERALRIEALSESWQESLKKRRK, via the coding sequence ATGGAACTTTTGGCAATCAGTCTGGCGGAACCGAAACAGGTTGAATACCACGGCCGCTCGATATCCACGGGGATTTACAAAGAACCCGTCGAAGGCCCTGTTAAAGTCGGCACATTCGGACTCGAAGGCGACGTCCAGGTCGACCTCAAGAATCATGGCGGCAAGGACAAAGCCATTTACGTCTATACAGTGGAAAACTACCGCTTCTGGGAACGGGAATTGAACAAATCGTCTTTCGCCTTCGGTCAATTCGGCGAAAATTTCACCGTCAGCGGAATGCCGGACGACACCGTTCACATCGGCGACATCTTTGCGATCGGCAAGCTTGTGGTCCAAGTCACCCAACCGCGAGTCCCTTGCTTCAAGCTTGGAATCAGGATGGGCGACCCTTCGTTTGTAGATGCCTTTCTGAACTCCGGAAGAAACGGTTTTTATTTCCGCGTCCTGGAAGAAGGCGAGGTCAATTCCGGCGATACCATCGTTCGTCTTCAGCAAGACGAAGTTCGGCTGAATATCCGGGATGCGATGCTCGCCATCATCAAAGGGCCTCGCCAACAGGAGATCATCGAACGGGCACTCCGGATCGAGGCACTGTCGGAGTCCTGGCAGGAAAGCTTGAAAAAAAGGCGCAAGTAG
- a CDS encoding glycosyltransferase family 2 protein, with the protein MSSKRTGTHGLDSNAPFALVIPAFNEAATIREVVSTALRFAPRVIVVDDGSTDGTAAELDGLEFELLRNDTNLGKAASLWRGLQHALRDQNVAAVMTMDGDAQHDPAEIPKLLSAARRFPHHIVIGSRLWNRAAIPSARYRANRFANFWIAWASGQSIEDSQSGFRVYPADLIRSVKLSCTRARSFVFESEILIEAARMGFYAMPVRVSTVYRGNARPSHFRPVTDILRITRMVAWKLIVKGLYPMGLWRSLTQRPCTFEQYGAHGIQPGAENR; encoded by the coding sequence GGTGATTCCGGCTTTCAACGAGGCGGCGACGATACGAGAAGTGGTCAGCACGGCGCTGCGATTCGCGCCGCGTGTCATCGTGGTGGATGACGGTTCGACCGATGGGACCGCCGCGGAGCTGGACGGACTGGAGTTCGAATTGCTCCGGAACGACACCAATCTGGGCAAGGCGGCCAGTCTTTGGCGGGGTCTGCAGCATGCATTGCGGGATCAAAATGTCGCTGCCGTAATGACGATGGACGGCGACGCCCAGCATGACCCGGCCGAAATTCCCAAGTTGCTTTCGGCGGCGCGCCGGTTTCCGCATCATATCGTAATCGGTTCCCGGCTGTGGAACCGCGCGGCCATACCGTCGGCGCGCTACCGCGCCAACCGCTTCGCCAATTTTTGGATCGCCTGGGCTTCGGGGCAGTCGATCGAAGACAGCCAATCGGGATTTCGGGTTTATCCCGCGGACTTGATTCGTTCGGTGAAATTGTCCTGTACCCGCGCAAGAAGTTTCGTTTTCGAAAGCGAAATTCTCATTGAAGCGGCTCGTATGGGGTTTTATGCCATGCCTGTCCGGGTAAGTACCGTTTATCGCGGCAATGCCCGTCCCAGCCATTTCCGCCCGGTGACCGATATTCTCAGAATCACTCGCATGGTGGCTTGGAAGCTGATTGTTAAGGGGCTCTATCCGATGGGGCTCTGGCGCAGCTTGACCCAGCGTCCTTGCACGTTCGAGCAATACGGTGCGCACGGGATTCAGCCGGGAGCGGAAAACCGATAA
- the lpxA gene encoding acyl-ACP--UDP-N-acetylglucosamine O-acyltransferase — MIHPTAIIDPSCELANDVSIGAYAIIGSDVRIDSGTEIGPHTVIKGPSRIGKHNRIFQFASVGEDPQDKKYHGEVTYLEIGDRNVIREYVTIHRGTVQDQGITRIGNDNLLMAYTHVAHDCVLGDHVIMANAASLAGHVRVDDYAILGGFSLVHQFCKIGQHSFSAMGSVITRDILPYVMVGGCPTKPHGINTVGLERQGFSADSIRQIRKAYKTVYKSRLKLEEAIQQLEEMISETPEIQKMVDFLKQTGRSIIR; from the coding sequence TTGATTCATCCTACAGCTATTATCGATCCGTCCTGTGAGCTAGCGAACGATGTCAGCATAGGTGCCTATGCCATCATCGGATCCGATGTTCGAATCGATTCCGGCACTGAAATCGGTCCTCACACGGTAATCAAAGGACCGAGTCGTATCGGAAAACACAACCGGATCTTTCAGTTCGCATCTGTCGGCGAAGACCCGCAAGATAAGAAATACCACGGTGAAGTCACCTATCTCGAGATCGGTGACCGCAACGTCATCCGCGAATACGTCACCATTCATCGCGGCACGGTACAAGACCAAGGGATCACCCGTATCGGCAACGACAATTTGCTGATGGCGTACACTCACGTCGCTCATGATTGCGTCCTAGGCGACCATGTCATCATGGCCAATGCCGCTTCCCTGGCCGGTCATGTGCGAGTGGATGATTACGCCATATTAGGGGGATTCTCGCTCGTACATCAGTTTTGCAAAATCGGCCAACATAGTTTTTCTGCAATGGGCAGCGTTATCACCCGCGACATATTGCCTTATGTCATGGTTGGCGGCTGCCCCACCAAACCCCACGGCATCAATACAGTAGGCCTGGAGAGACAAGGCTTTAGCGCGGATTCGATCCGGCAGATCAGAAAAGCCTACAAAACCGTGTACAAATCCCGCCTGAAACTCGAAGAAGCGATTCAGCAACTCGAGGAAATGATTTCCGAAACGCCGGAGATTCAAAAGATGGTGGACTTCCTCAAACAAACCGGTCGAAGCATCATTCGCTGA
- a CDS encoding OmpH family outer membrane protein: protein MLKKSIGFVLLGLMASMSLEAADLKIGFVNVARLLEKAPQAEKAKKELEREFAPRDKKLVSEQKAIRAMEEKLSKDAAIMSESERQKMDKEIISRKREAKRLQDEFREDFNLRRNEELTQLQKEIFEAIQSLARDESFDLLLTDGVVFASETVDVTGKVERKLKASFKQ from the coding sequence ATGTTAAAGAAAAGCATTGGTTTTGTACTGCTTGGCTTAATGGCGAGCATGAGTCTTGAAGCCGCCGATCTTAAAATTGGATTCGTCAATGTCGCTCGGTTATTGGAAAAAGCACCGCAGGCCGAAAAAGCAAAAAAGGAACTGGAACGGGAATTTGCACCGCGTGACAAGAAACTGGTCTCCGAGCAGAAAGCCATTAGAGCGATGGAAGAAAAACTCAGCAAAGACGCCGCGATAATGAGCGAGTCCGAACGGCAAAAGATGGACAAGGAAATCATCAGCCGTAAGCGCGAAGCCAAGCGCTTGCAAGATGAGTTTCGGGAAGATTTCAATCTCCGCCGTAACGAAGAGTTAACCCAGTTGCAGAAGGAAATTTTCGAGGCCATTCAGTCCCTGGCCAGGGACGAAAGCTTTGATCTCCTTCTGACCGATGGCGTTGTATTCGCCAGCGAAACGGTCGACGTCACCGGCAAAGTCGAAAGAAAACTCAAGGCCAGCTTCAAGCAATAA